The nucleotide sequence cagaaatttctcttttagaAGAAGACTTGGATGAATTAcagaacattttcttttatcaagtgaaatgaaaaaaaaattgtctgattTACTGGTACCTGTTGATAATAGGAGTCCTACTACCCTCATGGTTAGTATGCTGGACTCAGagttgagaggtctgggtttcaGACCTGGTTGGgacattgtgttgtgttctctGGCAGAACAATTTACTCCCTGTCCttctccatccaggagtataaaCAGGCACTAGTGAATGGTCAAGggaacctgatgaaatgctgaggGGTAGCCTTGTAATTGACTGGCATCTCATCCAGGGGGGAGAGAtaatactcctagtcacttcatgTAGAGGGAACCAGGATAAGCTATAGCTGGATAGGCCACTTGGCCTTAGTGCAGACTTTCACTATTGaagttattgttattatttgaataacaaaatCCAGCTTATAAGTTGACTCTTTTTCCATTCACAATTATTGTGCAAGTCATTTGAGTCACATTTATAATTACTGTTACCTGTCCAAGCAAGAGGAAATGCAAAGGGGAACATTTTGTGTCAAAGGatcttgaaaactttgaaacttgAGGATTTGGAGaacaagttttaatttttatttttcattggtTAAACTGCATTTTATCAAATTTGTAATGAGTAATCAATAAGCACTTCATGACTGGccccaaaagaaaaattaatttttttcccctgaGACCCTCAAGGTTGCATAAGGTGTTTCACTTTGcctgaatttattttattttgcattgttATATCTATGAATTGGTTAATCTCTTTCTCATAAGTTCAACAGCCTGTATACAAAAGATAAATGcaacactatttttttttattatttggaTCTTATGTTTCATGAAGTCTACAGTAAACACTGAACAGTCTATGCAGTTAAGTTAcagaaatttttgtttctttagttaCACTTAGACTTGCTTGGAACATGAATGATGTCTGACTTTGTAAGGTATGGCATATGTACAGCAAAGAACATTAATTCATAACAGATATGATAAGTAAACACTTTGTATAGCCTAACAAAATTCCAGATGtctaaaatttcatttgccaCACATAAGACATGTACCTCCTAGCAAGGTAACAAGTTAGTGCAGTAGGATTTGTAATATCCTAATGGGAACGCAAATACTTGATTAAAAACACTCCAGAATCACCTCTTAGCAGAACAGTCTCTTTCAAAAGTAATGAAGTAAATGTAATGTAATGAAAGTAATGAAATGAATGGACTTCATGTGGAAACAACAAGTCAGATCACAGCTACTAACAGTGCAATGTGTACAGAATTAATAAATATTGTGGCTCAAAAATTACTCCACACAACCTCTCCCTAACAAAACtaaagacatgaaaaaaaagtgtgaaaaataaCCTCTCCTTGGAAGGTTAAGATTGCCTTAGAGTTTGTACTTTATAGCTCTTCAAAATGTTTGAAACACTTCAGAGAAAGTAAGAAAAGCCTTTAACCAGCATTTCAActgaagaactaaaaaaaaagtgattaacaatTTTAACCACTGCAACCATGTGCCTACTCAATTGAAGACTGaaaaacaacttctccttgGGCTAATTAACCAGTTTGCCATCAATTACCCAAAACATCTATTGATAGAGCTACTTTATCTTAGCAGTACCATGATTCAACCGAAGTAAGTTGCCTACTCTTATACAAACTTGACAGGCAAACCCCCTTTTTGTCAAGACAAAAGGATAATTTATAATTGCAGCAAAACCACCTGGCACCCTTGGATGCCACTAAGCCACTGACCTAAGACCCCCTTGAAGAAAATCCTGTCTACACCCAAGATGTAATGATCACTAGATCTTATTTTCAACTTAGCAGGCTATTGgaagcatgaaaaaattaagactCAGTTTGATCCTCATACATCCTCCTTCTCCAACCCTCGCTCTGTTGTTCATCCTTTTTTGGTCACCATTTGCCCCTCTTTGCCCAATCCTTAGGAGTCCAGTGAAGACAAGTTGGATCAATGCGAACCTTTCTCTTTACCATGGCTCTTCTATGTCCATCAAGAATTTCTTTGGAAAGATTCAGAATATACTGTCCCTTGTAGTAGTGAATGATCCCCAGATGCTGAAGAGTAGAAACAACATCTTCTTTTCTTATACTCGTCATCTCGCAGATATCACTattgagagaaaaaggaaaaaaatgagaattgaTTGAAATCCTGTGTGATGTATGGTACAGTCAAACCTCAATTATCTCCACTTGTGGGGACTGGACTGAATAGTCCCGATAATTGAgattataaatattaataagCCAAAAATATACCTGAATAACTGAAAGAGAATACAAGTCAGTTAATCAATATTAACCTATGTACAAATTAAAGCACTTTCTCAAATCATTGCTCATAAGATGTGGACAATTACCAAAAGTATTCACAAATAATAAACCGAACAGAAAAGCTTAATAACAACGCTTTACATCTATCAAAAATGCTGACTTAATTCTGTCTGTTGAATGATGTCAACATTGTTTTGTCTTTCCATCTATAATAAACACTTCCTGAAACATTTAACCATTTGGGAGAGCACAAGAAATCAGTTCCAACAGCTGTATCACTAGATTACATCCATGCAACAGGCACTCAGGCTACTATGCATATTTCTGCAGATAATTTCTGATGCCTAGAGCCATTTTTTAtgaagacagagaaaaaaattccccttttACTTTTCACTATTCCACTGCTAccacaaaattcaacaaaaaccCTCTATTTTAGGGGAGCTTTTTGAAACTGTTGGTAGTTAGAATTACTTTTAATTTAAAGCATCCATGGCTCTCTTACTTGATTGTAATGGCAGGTGGAGTACCATCCTCTCCAGCCTTCAGTGAAACAAGAATTTCCAGAATGGTTTGTGACCAGTAACTGCGGTATGAAAGCAGTCCCAAATCTGAAAGAGGTTTCTCTGGAGTCCCTGTTTTCCCCTCAAACTTTGAAAGCTCATAGCctgcaaagataaaaaaatgattaaaaatatcaagttttAAGCAAGTttgagctttaaaaaaaaatcaaaccccTACTTTCTTATCTTGCCAGGAACTTTTCAAATGATTTAATCCTTCACATCCTAACaatagtatgcatattctctgtaatATTCTCTAAGCATTTCATCAAGTgataacaaggagaatttgtttcacaatcaactgcttctttaattggtgatcatttccttaattctcctAACCTTAATGCGTGACTTGGGGGTGCTACCATAAGGAGACTTAAGATGCTAATTACCCCTGTACTCTTTGGAGGCAAAGAGTCAACTTACTGAATTCTATGAGAAGCTTGCCATAACCCATTCTCTGATACTGTGGTAGAGTTAAAATGCAGGCCACATTATAATCCTCTGATGACTCTTTCTCCTGTAAAAATCACACAACAGTTACAAGGTCTACACAATAACAAAAGTGTTGAACCTTTGATTATGTACTATATGATTTCTTATGACATTCTCTCCTGTGCTTTCAACATGACAACACTGCTGCAATTCATAAAGGTGATTTAACAGTTCAATCTGCCTGCATACAAAACTCTTTTCTAGCAACATGATACCCTTGAATCAAGCTTAAACTGTTTCAGTAGAGCCTgaattgtgataaaaattttaaacttcacAAACTCACAACAGAGTTTAATGTCTGTGGATATAATGTCAAATTCTCTCCCTTTCAACTTTGCAAGCAAACTAATGCCAatttttgaatggaaaaatCTCTATTTGGTGGAAAGCACAATACGTTTTGTTAATGCATGTGATTCCACTGGAGAGAGATCTATACATTGAACAGAGTTGTCTGCCCTTCAAACAACTTAGCCAAGACATTTGTAATGCACTAAGAAggccttttttcattttttcaagcACACCTTCGATTTAACCAAGCACAAACAAGTGTCTGTAAAGGAtagctttaattttttcccaaaaaaatacaccaaaaatCCTTACCTTAGAAAAATATCCCACTATGTGAAAACCAATTGAGTCATATTCAGTCATTACGTAGAACAGGAAAGGATCAGTGTCATAATACAATGTTTTGTGATCCAGGAACATCTTAGCCAGGAGACACAAATTTTGGGCATACatctacaacaaaaacaaacaaaaatcacaaCGTACACAGGCATCTATAGCTGGAAATTTCCCATGAAAACCCCTTGGTGTTAAACTAATTCACCTGCCCAGCATAACAGCTGATTATTTGGAATGCTTCTAACCTTCAATTGACCTTAAGTCAAACACCGATCAGTAGTGACCCTACCTACTTTGTTGGCATCCCCTTCCTACCCCGTTTTGCCACAGTCACAAAGGCACAGCATGGTATTGAGAGGTAGGATGTAACTGTGGACTCCATGTCAAGAGATCCAGGTTTGAGACCTCCCTGGGTCAATATGCAAAGtattcttgggcaaaacactttacttgAAGAGTGCCTCTCCAACCAAGTTGCATGAATGAGCAGGAGCAAATTGTCAGAGAAGCCCAATTAAATGTTAcagggtaaccttgcaatggcCAAGCATTCCATTTCTggaagggggtggggtgggggagtAGTGACACCTCTAGTGGCTTCATGCTAAGGATACCAGAATACACTCTGGCTGAGTGGGCTACTTAGCTCAAGCACAGACTTAACGCACTTTAAATTGCAGAGGTTTACAGTTGATTTATATTTTCTACATGCCCACATCTTAGGTGGTTGAAGAAGCTGATGATACCCTTAAGTCTTATTCATTACACTTAGTGCATTCCAGCCATAGAATACTGCTGCCCCCAAACATGAGAAAATGTGAGTTAGAAAAGGAGATTTCCCTTTTCACTGTTCAATGCCAAAGTTATGTGCCcagagagagggagagaaaCATGACACATACCTTGTTCTTTCTTCCATCAATCTCAAAGAAGGATACTGATCCTTTTctataaatttcatttcctgGAGGGTGACGCAACTTACACTTTTCCTGCAAGTTAAGGGCAAGTGACCATCAAAATAAAGTTGCAATGCACTTTTACGCATATCACATGATCCTAGTGAACCTCACATCCACTCCACATCACTGGAACAGTAATGAAAAGGGAAGGAATGATGAAGTCAGAATTGTTATAATTGTTATCACTTTTATCATTTGATCATTATCAATgctataattatcattatcatcaggGTAACCCCAATCAATAATTTTGAATTCTCAAATGTACTCTGAAGATTTTTATTACAAATTGTTTAGCAGAGCCTTTAGAAAGAAAAGGCTTACAAtgtgataaataataaatgcaCCTAATAGAAACTCTTCACTGCAAACATAATCTTCACCCTTTCATACCTTGTGTCTTTTTAGACAATGGAAGCTCTTGATGTACTTCAGGCAAAATTCGCAAAGGTAAACTACAGGTTCCAAGGTAAGTTCTTGTGGGTAAGGTGAGAAATACCAAGGCTTAATTCGAAATTTACccagttgaaccattttgaTATTCTTCATCCTTGTTACAATATCATCATGGCTACGATCTTGAACCATACTTCCTGTCTGCCGCATACTTCCTGTCTTAGGTGGGGTGCTTGGCAAGTCCTTTGGACTATCCTGTGAATCAATCTTTGggggaaaaaaagagagtttCATAATGTAGCAATTAAGAAACAGGGAAAAAGTTCACCAGGATTGAATTGGTTTGGAATATATTGACTGTGCTCTGAGATTGTTCTTGAAAACTCCTGCAAGGTGACTTAAAAATCAATCACTGCTTGGTCACCTTGTTCTTTCCCATTCCTGAAATCTACTTatcataaatgttttttttccttccccttttttctttttataactaatttacaaggaaatgtgaagcagctagaggggagaattaacaaccagatcttgggggttaaaggtttaatttttttcatgggcTGCTACTAAAGTTCACTTTCAAGGTTTGATCTGATTAACCAATATGATGGATTTGGTTCAGCTTTCACATCAGTAAATTAAGAATGAATTTGCTCAGTAAAATGGGAGTGTCCATGTGTCACCAAAACCAGTGTTGGCTAACTCCTGCAGGTTATAACATCAACTATCATCTAAATATAATCTCATTAATTTAACTGTAGCAATTTCTGCCGCAGTTAAAAGCAAGATTTATATATCTACAGAGCTCCCTAGTATTCAACAGGAGTTAACCCTTCCACTCtcaatatctcattagtaattctccttactgtcagccatacaattcttgagATGTAAGTTCATagattttggtattggatcaactaagaaTCCTCTAActaatatttgtctttattctcatcacttgtctgcttgatatagGAGTTAAATGGTTTATGAGGAGAATAGAATGTAAGCTTTATTTTCCATATTCCGTAGTTTTTTACCTCATCACTCGACTTGTCCATGGCATTAGCTTTCCTTTTACGCCCCACAGGTGCTTTAGGTCGGCCAGACCCCACACCATTCACCAGTTCCCTGTCAGGTGAACAAGGCCTGGAACCAGCTCCTTTATTAATCTTCTTGGTGTCCTCTTTCTTTGGCATTTGAAGCCTGTTCAGATCCAGTCTCTCTTCTTCAACCCATTCATCAAGCCTTTTATTGACTAAAACACACACAAAAGAATTAGTAAAACAAGAGACTCTTGTCTTCTGAAAGCTTAGGCTCTCCTGAGCAGGACTTAATTTTGCAGTTGAAGTGTCGATGTCACAGTAGTCCTCATCCTCATTAATGTAAATTCATACttcagtgaaaacaaacaatgtgatccttgaactaaattatcaaagaaaatccCTTTATAACTTTGATTAACATTCTACTTCAAGTTTGaataagaaaactttaatttcaagGACCTTGTCCAAGCTCTCTCAACTACCTCAAGTAATGTGGTCTCTCTTAATACACCAAGCGGACCTATCTTTAGGGAAGCAAGAGTTCATGGGATTGAAAATCCTCtatccgccatcttgaattttcaaagataagaaatttcaaacttaTTTAGATTTACACTGCCAGttctttacaaaaataaacaaaaaacaagttcGATGATACAATTTAATGAGAAACAACGAGTTTAAGTCCTTCCTGGGtcgaacaaaaaaattcagaagtcCTTCTCACTGTAGAAGCAAAGAGCCCGCGAAATAATACTacaccttttttttaacaatacaCAAATTATTTCGTACTCACAGTCGATATAATGCACATAATAGTGAGTGGAACCATTTGGCATTTCTCTCTTGCTTAGTATTTCAGCCAAAGCTACGGAAAAAAAGATAGTTTGTGGGCATAAGAACAATAACTTACGGCCCTACTTACACATGCGTTCCACgtctaaaagaaaattacttaCGCCATTCGTCAGAACCACTCATTTTTACCGGCATTCTACAGCCTTCTAGCACCTCCATCtacaagaaataacaatttttaagatCACGTGAATATCTTTGAGAGATTGATCGCTATATACATGTAAAATTATTAATCTTTCTGTACCGAACTTTCACCGTTTGCCTCCGCCATCTTTGATTCCTATCTTGTCGCCATTATAGTACGACGATGTCTTATAACGAACTTTTCCGTTGAATCATCGAAAGAACGGATATGGCCGATCTTATATCGACTGATCTCTCAACCGCTAAGCTAGGCTCAGGCTTCCACGGTCACTGTTATGTCACCAAATCTTGATGTTGCGATCCTGTTTCAAGTTATGATGAAATAGGCATTCgtttttggaaataaatttaGAATAGCTCTTCAAAATTTCATTGATGAGGCTGCGGTTTCTAGAAAGCCGAAAAATTCTTACAGCGGGTTGTGGACGTGACAATATCGTTTGATTTACTAATTACATGGTGAATAGCTTCCAATTCactaacaaatttttcttttttaaatatcgATGATATCTGCTCTGGGAATCCAGAACAATCTCTTTAAGATGCGCCTCAACACGTCTCCAGCCTGTCTTTGAGTAGCGTGACACAAGTCACGCTTTAAGTTACTCGgggaaaaagttgaaaagatgatttggtttaaatttgaaactacttccttcaagaaataatttagttgaactaaaaataaaatttcctgCTGTCTACCCAACTGGAAAAAGGACATAattgaaaagatttttgttaattaaaatgtACATAAATTTATTTCGGAAAGTGCAAGTTCGAACTTGCGACCTTATGCTAAACGGAAGTGACATCATACGCTAATTTTGTTGACTTACTACGCGCTACAATTAACACAGCGAAAGCTATTTAAGACATAAAACTGCTCTGTCATACAGAATCAATTGCACATGACTTTCAATCATGTGCAAAACGGGGCCTTTTATCATCCTGGTACTAAAATATCGCACGCCTGTAAAGCAGTGAATTAAGTAAAATACACgggaaaaaaaactatcatCGATGATGTCTTTTGGCGCCGAAGCTGACTTACACAGGAAGAGACGGAGAATATGCGAGGTCAAAGTGATTAGTCTCAGAGAACTTTGCAGGGCTGTGATTATAAAAAACACAGGATTGCGACGACTTCGAAAAGCGCGTAAAAAACTGCCTCTGCCGCAACATTTAATTGACTTTTTAACATCGGATTTCAGCTTCCGAGAGTTCGAGGCACAAAGCTTAAATCTCTCCAGAGATATGCGGGTCCATTGTATCTATCCAACTAGGAGTTTGTTGGATAATTCCAAGGTTCTGCTAAAGTGCATCAACGCCAAGACTTTCAATTCTTCAAGTTCTTCTCGTCTCCTTAAAAGATGGGCCGAAATTCGCCACAAGAACATCATGCGAGTGTTGGTTTTGTTCAGGGAACGAGAAACTATAGGGGTCGTCCTAGAGCCATTTTCACCGAGTCTCTACGATCTGGTCCACAAATATCGCAGGGCTGGGGTAAAATTTTCCGAGGAACTTTTGTGGAAGATGCTGCATCAAATCTGCGATGCCTTGTGGTATTTACAAAGATGTCAGATTGTGCACACGGAGATTCAAAGCAAGACGTTGTCTCTTTCGAAATCAGGAGATATTTTGCTTCACAATCTCCTTATTTACACTCCTAGTGAGACAGAGCTTAATGTATGCGTTGATGGTAAATATTCTTTTCACGGGATCTATGTTGCTCCGGAGAAAATTCGAGGAGAGAGATATTCGAGCAAACAAGACGCTTGGGCGCTGGGATGCGTTGCTTTCGAAATGGTTTTCTTGGAACCAGCGTTTCCGCTGCGACCGGgtggaaatatttttgaaacttTGAATAACATCGTTCATGGGGTTTCACCTACAACACTCGATGAAGCAGACAAAAACAGATCCGACACAGGGGATTTAATTCGTTCTTGTTTGATGCCCGATCCATGGTTGAGGCCATCGATCGAAGATCTATTTCATTTTACAAGAGAGCGAATGCGACAAACACGACCAAATTAGACCaatattttcaacacaaaaaaaattccttcgcgCTTGACTAGCTACGCAGTTTTACATGCAAATGAAGCTGTTTTAGCTCTGTATCAGCAGTTATGctgatttctctttttttctaaataacagAAGAacgcataattttttttaaccacaaaTGCGGGCAGTGGTTGAGAAACCACAGGTGCGGTTTACAGGTGACACAACAAACGTCACGTCCCACAACATCCTTAGCCCACCGTCGTGACCTTCAGAGTCACGGTTGAACTAAGTTT is from Pocillopora verrucosa isolate sample1 chromosome 7, ASM3666991v2, whole genome shotgun sequence and encodes:
- the LOC131782683 gene encoding histone acetyltransferase KAT5-like, whose amino-acid sequence is MAEANGESSMEVLEGCRMPVKMSGSDEWPLAEILSKREMPNGSTHYYVHYIDFNKRLDEWVEEERLDLNRLQMPKKEDTKKINKGAGSRPCSPDRELVNGVGSGRPKAPVGRKRKANAMDKSSDEIDSQDSPKDLPSTPPKTGSMRQTGSMVQDRSHDDIVTRMKNIKMVQLGKFRIKPWYFSPYPQELTLEPVVYLCEFCLKYIKSFHCLKRHKEKCKLRHPPGNEIYRKGSVSFFEIDGRKNKMYAQNLCLLAKMFLDHKTLYYDTDPFLFYVMTEYDSIGFHIVGYFSKEKESSEDYNVACILTLPQYQRMGYGKLLIEFSYELSKFEGKTGTPEKPLSDLGLLSYRSYWSQTILEILVSLKAGEDGTPPAITINDICEMTSIRKEDVVSTLQHLGIIHYYKGQYILNLSKEILDGHRRAMVKRKVRIDPTCLHWTPKDWAKRGKW
- the LOC131789768 gene encoding uncharacterized protein produces the protein MMSFGAEADLHRKRRRICEVKVISLRELCRAVIIKNTGLRRLRKARKKLPLPQHLIDFLTSDFSFREFEAQSLNLSRDMRVHCIYPTRSLLDNSKVLLKCINAKTFNSSSSSRLLKRWAEIRHKNIMRVLVLFRERETIGVVLEPFSPSLYDLVHKYRRAGVKFSEELLWKMLHQICDALWYLQRCQIVHTEIQSKTLSLSKSGDILLHNLLIYTPSETELNVCVDGKYSFHGIYVAPEKIRGERYSSKQDAWALGCVAFEMVFLEPAFPLRPGGNIFETLNNIVHGVSPTTLDEADKNRSDTGDLIRSCLMPDPWLRPSIEDLFHFTRERMRQTRPN